Proteins from one Coleofasciculus sp. FACHB-T130 genomic window:
- a CDS encoding ABC transporter permease, which translates to MNRYAEDLPENNSARPRKMLSPSVFWRIGEEIPKKLAWTLMVLSICIPLALWWIVSNAGIVAPLFLPTPAQVWGAFQRLLATGDLQKDIAYSLFRVLSGFSLAALIAIPLGILMGTFSSIRALMEPIIGIVRYMPAPAFIPLLILYFGLGEEPKILLIFIGTLFFNTLMVMDAVKFVPKELLETSYTLGGQRKQVLLQVIFPFILPSIIDAGRVNMAASWNLVIVSELVAATEGLGRRISVAQRFLKTDEIFAGLIVIGLIGLTIDLLFRLLLRVSCKWAND; encoded by the coding sequence ATGAACCGCTACGCTGAAGATTTGCCGGAAAATAATTCCGCTCGTCCTCGTAAAATGTTATCGCCTAGCGTCTTCTGGCGCATTGGTGAGGAGATTCCTAAAAAATTGGCATGGACTTTAATGGTTCTGTCAATTTGCATCCCGCTTGCTCTTTGGTGGATAGTCTCCAATGCTGGGATAGTCGCACCTTTATTTTTGCCGACTCCCGCTCAAGTTTGGGGCGCTTTTCAGAGGCTTTTAGCAACTGGCGATTTGCAAAAAGATATTGCCTATAGCCTGTTTCGCGTTCTGAGTGGCTTTTCTCTGGCGGCGCTGATTGCAATTCCCTTAGGGATACTGATGGGAACTTTTTCCAGCATTCGAGCGCTGATGGAACCGATTATTGGCATTGTGCGTTATATGCCAGCACCGGCTTTTATTCCCTTACTAATTTTGTATTTTGGTCTGGGAGAAGAACCAAAAATTCTGCTGATTTTTATCGGAACGCTATTTTTTAACACGCTCATGGTGATGGATGCGGTGAAGTTTGTACCGAAAGAGCTATTGGAAACTTCCTACACCTTGGGCGGTCAGCGAAAGCAAGTTTTATTGCAAGTAATTTTTCCCTTTATTCTTCCGAGTATTATCGATGCGGGTCGCGTCAATATGGCAGCTTCTTGGAACTTAGTCATCGTGTCCGAGTTGGTGGCAGCGACAGAAGGCTTGGGTCGCCGTATTAGTGTCGCCCAAAGATTTCTCAAGACCGATGAAATTTTTGCGGGACTGATTGTAATTGGCTTGATTGGTTTGACGATCGACCTTTTGTTTCGATTGTTACTGCGCGTGTCTTGTAAGTGGGCTAATGATTAA
- the psbN gene encoding photosystem II reaction center protein PsbN, translating to MEPATVLSISIATFLVAITGFTIYTAFGPPSKELSDPFEDHED from the coding sequence ATGGAACCCGCAACAGTTCTTAGCATTTCTATCGCTACCTTTCTCGTCGCTATCACTGGTTTCACCATCTACACTGCGTTCGGGCCTCCTTCTAAGGAATTGAGCGATCCGTTTGAAGATCACGAAGACTAA
- a CDS encoding ABC transporter substrate-binding protein gives MKTRQLLSLFSVFLLSLVITVSCANPQQTATSSKTETIQMGFSVWPGWLPWQVAQEEKLFDANKVNVNLKWFDGYLDSINALNAGQLSANTQTLNDTISSVAAGSDQVIVLVNDNSTGNDKIIVREGINSIADLKGKKIAAEEGTVDHFLLLLGLKKAGLTQADITFQPLETGAASAAFVAGQVDAVGVFAPFTSKALERAGSKELFSSKDFPGAIPDHLTVSRKLITERPQDVQALVNTWFDTLAFIRTNPDKAYATMAKRAGVTVDEYKKYEAGTKIFTIEDNLKAFSPGNDMTSLGYAAQEISKFLVEAKLAKQAPNLTQIFDDQFIKAYAAKQKS, from the coding sequence ATGAAGACCCGCCAGTTACTTTCTCTATTCTCAGTCTTTTTGCTCAGCCTCGTCATTACTGTTAGTTGTGCTAACCCCCAGCAAACCGCTACATCCTCAAAAACTGAAACAATTCAAATGGGTTTCAGTGTTTGGCCTGGGTGGTTGCCCTGGCAGGTGGCTCAAGAAGAAAAGCTGTTTGACGCGAACAAAGTTAATGTGAATTTGAAGTGGTTTGATGGCTATTTAGATTCCATTAACGCCCTCAATGCTGGTCAGCTCAGCGCGAATACCCAAACCTTGAATGACACGATCAGCTCAGTGGCTGCTGGTTCCGATCAAGTGATTGTATTAGTTAATGACAATTCGACAGGCAACGATAAAATTATTGTTCGGGAAGGTATCAATAGTATTGCCGACCTCAAAGGGAAAAAAATCGCTGCTGAAGAAGGAACCGTCGATCATTTTTTGCTACTTCTCGGACTGAAAAAAGCGGGTTTAACCCAGGCTGATATTACTTTTCAGCCTTTAGAAACCGGCGCAGCCTCAGCTGCTTTTGTTGCGGGTCAAGTGGATGCAGTTGGAGTTTTTGCACCGTTTACCAGCAAGGCGCTAGAACGTGCTGGAAGTAAAGAATTATTCAGTTCTAAAGACTTTCCGGGAGCAATTCCCGATCATTTAACGGTCAGTCGAAAACTGATTACCGAACGTCCTCAAGACGTGCAAGCTTTGGTCAATACTTGGTTCGACACGTTGGCGTTTATCCGCACCAATCCTGACAAAGCTTACGCCACAATGGCAAAACGGGCTGGGGTCACGGTTGATGAATACAAGAAATATGAAGCCGGGACTAAAATCTTTACCATTGAAGATAATTTGAAAGCATTTAGTCCCGGTAATGACATGACCTCTTTGGGTTACGCCGCTCAAGAAATTAGCAAATTTTTAGTTGAGGCTAAGTTAGCTAAACAGGCTCCGAATCTCACCCAAATATTTGACGATCAGTTTATCAAAGCCTACGCGGCAAAGCAAAAATCATGA
- the speB gene encoding agmatinase has protein sequence MTDMNSQNSNSDFQPPSTEASRALEKETYLPMTGWQQEVAKGLEFGLEAAESIRDRSISTFSRGELPHYAGINTFLKAPYIEDVRKVGEYDVAIVGVPHDSGTTYRPGTRFGPQGIRRISALYTPYNFELGVDLREQITLCDVGDIFTIPGNNEKSFDQISKGIAHIFSSGAFPIILGGDHSIGYPTVRGVCRHLGDKKLGIIHFDRHVDTQETDLDERMHTCPWFHATNIKNANPKNLVQLGIGGWQVPRQGVKVCRERATNILTVTDITEMGLDAAVNFALERALDGTDCVYISFDIDCIDAGFVPGTGWPEPGGLLPREALYMLGKIVQKAPVCGLEVVEVSPPYDISDMTSLMATRVICDTMAHLVLSGQLPRKEKAAYIHPYAQPELVAEWS, from the coding sequence ATGACTGACATGAATTCTCAAAACTCGAATTCGGATTTTCAGCCGCCGTCTACTGAAGCGAGTCGCGCCTTAGAGAAAGAAACCTATCTGCCAATGACAGGCTGGCAACAAGAGGTGGCAAAAGGGTTAGAGTTTGGATTAGAGGCAGCAGAAAGTATACGCGATCGCTCTATTTCTACCTTCTCTCGCGGCGAACTTCCCCACTACGCAGGCATTAACACCTTCCTGAAAGCACCTTATATAGAAGATGTGCGAAAAGTCGGTGAATACGATGTTGCAATTGTAGGCGTACCGCACGATTCTGGCACCACCTACCGGCCTGGAACCCGGTTCGGTCCCCAAGGAATTCGGCGAATTTCAGCTTTGTATACCCCCTATAACTTTGAACTAGGGGTTGATTTGCGAGAGCAAATAACTCTGTGTGATGTTGGAGATATTTTCACAATTCCGGGAAATAACGAAAAGTCATTTGACCAAATTTCTAAAGGAATTGCTCACATCTTTAGTTCCGGTGCTTTCCCAATAATTTTGGGAGGCGATCATTCAATTGGCTATCCCACAGTGCGGGGAGTTTGCCGCCATTTAGGGGATAAAAAACTGGGGATTATTCACTTCGATCGCCACGTCGATACCCAGGAAACAGACCTTGATGAGCGCATGCACACCTGCCCTTGGTTCCATGCCACAAACATCAAAAATGCCAATCCAAAAAACCTCGTGCAATTAGGAATCGGCGGCTGGCAAGTGCCGCGTCAAGGTGTAAAAGTCTGTCGAGAACGAGCCACAAATATTCTGACGGTTACAGACATCACAGAAATGGGTTTGGATGCAGCAGTAAACTTCGCTCTAGAAAGGGCTTTAGACGGAACCGACTGCGTTTATATCAGCTTTGATATTGACTGCATTGATGCCGGTTTTGTCCCAGGAACGGGTTGGCCTGAACCGGGCGGATTATTGCCCCGCGAGGCTCTTTATATGCTGGGCAAAATTGTTCAGAAAGCACCCGTTTGTGGACTTGAGGTGGTGGAAGTGTCGCCCCCTTACGACATCAGCGACATGACATCTTTGATGGCAACTCGAGTGATTTGCGACACGATGGCGCATCTGGTGCTATCAGGACAGTTACCCCGAAAAGAAAAAGCCGCATACATTCACCCCTACGCCCAACCAGAATTAGTTGCGGAGTGGAGTTAA
- the hypB gene encoding hydrogenase nickel incorporation protein HypB, with product MHQTFDAALGINLLHANQKGADHNRAHFDEWGITCFNIMSSPGAGKTALLERSLAVLTDELKIAVIEGDMTTELDADRLRQSGVPVIAINTGRSCHLDSKMVAGGIHQLEHQYNPSDFDLVLVENVGNLVCPAEFEVGEHVKVALLSVTEGEDKPLKYPVMFQEADCLLITKIDLAPYLDIDINRIAANVRQMNPHVTIIAVSAKTGEGLENWFDWVKSQVLNQRSSAAATEMLPA from the coding sequence ATGCATCAAACATTTGACGCTGCATTAGGAATTAACTTGCTCCATGCTAATCAGAAAGGAGCCGATCATAACCGAGCGCATTTTGATGAGTGGGGGATTACTTGTTTCAATATTATGAGTAGTCCTGGGGCGGGTAAAACGGCACTGTTAGAGCGATCGCTTGCTGTTTTGACGGATGAGTTGAAAATCGCCGTCATTGAAGGAGATATGACGACGGAGTTGGATGCCGACCGTTTGCGTCAATCTGGAGTCCCTGTAATTGCAATTAATACGGGGCGTTCCTGCCACTTGGATTCCAAGATGGTAGCTGGAGGAATTCATCAACTAGAACACCAATATAATCCTTCGGATTTTGATTTAGTGCTAGTTGAAAATGTCGGTAATTTAGTTTGTCCTGCTGAGTTTGAAGTGGGAGAACACGTTAAAGTTGCTTTGTTGAGCGTGACTGAAGGGGAAGATAAGCCGCTCAAATATCCGGTGATGTTTCAAGAAGCGGATTGTTTGCTAATTACCAAGATCGATTTAGCTCCTTATCTCGATATTGATATTAATCGGATTGCCGCCAACGTTCGTCAGATGAACCCTCATGTCACAATTATTGCGGTTTCTGCCAAGACGGGTGAGGGATTAGAAAATTGGTTTGATTGGGTAAAGTCGCAAGTTTTAAATCAACGTTCATCTGCTGCGGCAACAGAAATGCTACCCGCCTAA
- the hypA gene encoding hydrogenase maturation nickel metallochaperone HypA yields MHETDMTKALIFTVKDWWESQTERPQITQIHLIVGKFTCVEPVSLQFAFEVQTANTFLEGVELVIQETPLIAFCHRCQQEYAPQVGLQYGCPECHSPMEDIRSGRELKIDRIEYSFDEANKNAYASNI; encoded by the coding sequence TTGCACGAAACTGACATGACAAAGGCGCTCATTTTCACAGTAAAAGACTGGTGGGAATCCCAAACCGAGCGCCCCCAGATTACGCAGATTCACTTAATTGTTGGTAAGTTCACTTGTGTGGAACCTGTCAGTCTGCAATTTGCCTTTGAGGTACAGACTGCTAACACCTTTTTGGAAGGGGTAGAACTGGTGATTCAGGAAACACCGCTGATTGCCTTTTGTCACCGCTGCCAACAAGAATATGCACCACAAGTTGGATTGCAGTACGGCTGCCCTGAGTGTCACTCACCAATGGAGGATATTCGCTCAGGGAGAGAACTGAAAATTGACCGGATTGAGTATAGTTTTGACGAGGCAAACAAAAACGCTTATGCATCAAACATTTGA
- a CDS encoding cysteine hydrolase family protein, with product MNRPLRTLGMPPNAWAVDAEIADITRPPLKPQLVTLATETKTLRLDLAKAAILVIDMQNDFCHPDGWLAHIGVDVTPARTPINPLKTLLPELRTVNVPVIWVNWGNRPDLLNISASVRHVYNPTGDGVGLGDPLPANGAPVLMVGSWAAAVVDELEPKPEDIRVDKYRMSGFWDTPLDSILRNLGKTTLFFAGVNADQCVMATLQDANFLGYDCILVKDGTATTSPEYCWQATLYNVKQCFGFVADSQAIVEAIQLANR from the coding sequence ATGAATCGACCCCTCCGTACCTTGGGTATGCCCCCGAATGCTTGGGCAGTTGATGCGGAAATTGCTGATATTACGCGCCCCCCTTTAAAACCGCAACTTGTCACCCTAGCCACAGAAACCAAGACGCTACGCCTAGATTTGGCAAAAGCTGCGATTTTGGTGATTGATATGCAGAATGATTTCTGTCATCCAGATGGCTGGCTAGCCCACATTGGCGTAGACGTGACACCCGCCCGAACTCCTATCAATCCTCTCAAAACGCTGCTACCAGAATTGCGAACAGTAAACGTTCCAGTTATTTGGGTTAATTGGGGAAATCGTCCTGACTTACTGAATATCAGCGCTAGTGTACGCCATGTTTATAATCCCACCGGCGATGGAGTGGGTTTAGGAGATCCGCTACCCGCGAATGGTGCGCCAGTGCTGATGGTGGGCAGTTGGGCGGCGGCGGTGGTGGATGAATTGGAACCAAAACCGGAAGATATTCGCGTCGATAAGTACCGGATGAGCGGTTTTTGGGATACACCTCTCGACAGCATCTTGCGGAACCTGGGAAAAACGACTTTGTTTTTTGCCGGAGTTAATGCGGATCAATGCGTGATGGCAACGCTGCAAGATGCTAATTTCCTTGGCTATGACTGCATTTTGGTGAAGGATGGTACTGCTACCACATCCCCAGAGTATTGCTGGCAAGCCACCCTTTATAACGTAAAACAGTGTTTTGGTTTCGTGGCAGATTCTCAAGCTATCGTAGAAGCAATTCAGTTGGCTAACCGCTAA
- a CDS encoding cupin domain-containing protein, which yields MDSSRCMIPIVKSPRDYQAFRISPEDSNRLAIVFDPASANVSLTFCVEIFDVGGKTPPNRHQMAVEMFFVLKGQGLATCDGKTVPIRPGDSLLVPPTGIHKIENTGCDRLYTLCFMVPNEDFVELIRSGVPVELDEEDLTVLNRSDALVAC from the coding sequence ATGGACTCGTCCCGTTGCATGATTCCGATCGTCAAGTCTCCCAGAGACTATCAAGCCTTTCGCATCAGTCCTGAGGATAGTAATCGGTTAGCGATTGTCTTCGATCCGGCAAGCGCTAACGTTTCATTAACTTTTTGTGTAGAAATTTTTGATGTTGGTGGGAAAACTCCTCCCAATCGTCACCAAATGGCGGTGGAGATGTTTTTTGTCCTCAAGGGGCAAGGACTGGCAACTTGCGACGGCAAAACCGTCCCGATTCGCCCTGGAGACAGCTTATTAGTACCGCCGACGGGGATTCATAAAATTGAAAATACAGGTTGCGATCGCTTGTATACGCTGTGCTTTATGGTTCCCAACGAGGATTTTGTGGAACTAATTCGCAGCGGCGTCCCCGTCGAGTTGGATGAGGAAGATTTAACAGTTCTGAATCGTTCAGATGCGCTTGTCGCCTGCTAA
- a CDS encoding sulfite exporter TauE/SafE family protein → MTTTSLLIFAIAGLFAGILAGFLGIGGGTVLVPLLVALKYTPVQAVGTSSLAILITAISGSAQNWRMGLFSFKRVIAIGFPAVVTAQIGAYLATQFRPYLLLTAFGLLLLLNIYLVELRKQLTIKKKQEEELQIQGSHESTIHRNSNIFFNPNFARIATGSAAGILAGLFGVGGGVIMVPLQILLLGETIKVAIQTSLGVIVITAISATIGHAFRGNVLLVEGLLLGCGGFLGAQISTRFLPKLPDEVVSLAFRTLLGILSIYVFWQAWQNYNNFNN, encoded by the coding sequence ATGACAACCACGAGTTTATTGATTTTTGCGATCGCTGGACTGTTTGCCGGAATTCTCGCGGGATTTTTAGGCATTGGCGGCGGTACGGTTCTTGTCCCCTTATTAGTCGCTTTAAAATACACCCCTGTGCAAGCCGTTGGCACCAGTAGCCTAGCGATTTTAATCACAGCAATTTCTGGCAGCGCCCAAAATTGGCGGATGGGGTTATTCAGCTTCAAAAGAGTGATTGCTATTGGATTTCCGGCTGTAGTCACCGCACAAATTGGTGCTTATTTAGCAACCCAATTTCGTCCCTATTTACTGCTAACAGCTTTCGGCTTATTGCTACTTTTAAATATTTACTTAGTTGAACTACGCAAGCAGTTGACAATCAAAAAGAAGCAGGAAGAAGAACTACAAATTCAAGGCAGCCACGAATCTACTATTCATAGAAATTCAAACATCTTCTTCAATCCAAATTTTGCCAGAATTGCCACTGGTAGTGCTGCTGGGATACTAGCAGGTTTATTTGGTGTTGGTGGCGGTGTAATTATGGTGCCGCTGCAAATTTTACTTTTAGGCGAAACTATCAAAGTTGCCATTCAAACCAGTTTAGGTGTCATCGTGATTACAGCTATATCAGCGACTATAGGACACGCTTTCAGAGGCAATGTTTTGTTAGTTGAAGGACTGCTTTTAGGATGTGGTGGCTTCTTGGGGGCGCAAATAAGCACGCGCTTTCTACCCAAATTGCCCGATGAAGTCGTCAGCTTAGCCTTTCGCACCTTGCTAGGAATTTTATCAATTTATGTTTTTTGGCAAGCATGGCAAAACTATAACAATTTTAATAATTAA
- a CDS encoding ABC transporter ATP-binding protein — MHLQVSQLHKQFPIRRGSLVALKDINLQIEEAECICAVGASGSGKSTLLRLIAGLDTPTAGEVLVDGVRVTGPGPDRGMVFQSYTLYPWMTVAENVGFGLKLQGVSSIERRRRVAYYLEVVGLSGFAKSLPKELSGGMKQRVAIARALASQPKILLMDEPFGALDVQTKEAMQQFLLEVWQRTRTTIFMITHDVEEAVFLSQRIYVLSSRPGTVKEELSIKLPSDRTYDIKCNPLFQDYKDRVMGLLRAEEDKTLLKSSFQELPMVV, encoded by the coding sequence ATGCATTTGCAAGTTTCTCAACTCCATAAACAATTTCCAATTCGACGCGGTTCGCTCGTTGCTCTCAAAGATATCAATTTGCAGATTGAAGAGGCAGAATGTATCTGTGCGGTAGGTGCTTCGGGTTCTGGTAAGTCAACATTGCTGCGGTTGATTGCTGGATTGGATACTCCGACGGCGGGGGAAGTTTTGGTCGATGGGGTGCGCGTGACGGGACCTGGCCCTGACCGGGGAATGGTGTTTCAGAGCTATACGCTGTATCCGTGGATGACGGTTGCAGAGAACGTGGGATTTGGTTTAAAGCTGCAAGGTGTCTCCTCGATAGAACGACGACGACGGGTGGCTTATTATCTGGAGGTGGTGGGGTTGTCTGGGTTTGCCAAGTCACTTCCAAAGGAACTCTCAGGCGGGATGAAGCAACGGGTAGCGATCGCGCGTGCTTTAGCCTCGCAACCGAAAATTTTACTGATGGATGAACCGTTTGGGGCGTTGGATGTGCAGACGAAAGAAGCGATGCAGCAATTTTTACTAGAAGTCTGGCAACGCACGCGGACAACAATATTTATGATTACTCACGATGTTGAGGAAGCAGTGTTTCTCTCTCAACGCATCTATGTGCTGAGTTCGCGTCCAGGTACGGTTAAAGAAGAATTGAGTATAAAACTGCCGAGCGATCGCACTTATGACATTAAGTGCAATCCTCTGTTTCAGGATTATAAGGATCGGGTAATGGGACTCCTCCGCGCCGAGGAAGATAAAACTTTACTAAAAAGTAGCTTTCAAGAGTTACCGATGGTGGTGTAA